GTTCATGCGGTGAGAGCCGATCGGAACCGCAGAGAACCCCGCCTCGGACTGGCAGAGTTCGACGGCCTCCTGGGCGTGAGCCTCCTTCAGACCGCCCTCGTCCCAGACCTCGCTCTCGATGTCGCCGAGCGCGCCCTCGTACTGTTCGAGGTTGGCACCCGGCCAGCCGGCGAACGAACTCGGCGGGTCGTTGCTCTGGAGCCGATTGGCGACCGTCTGGTCGAGGTTCTGGTTGCCGCCCCCGCCGATCGGGTTCTCGTCGAGGTCGATGTCGGGGTGTTCCTCCTCGAACGCGCCGAAGAGGGCGTCGGCGGCCTCCGCCCCGTCGCCGCCCGTCCACCCGTGGAGGACTTCGAGCGTGTTGCCGTCGCCGCCGCCACCGCCCGAACCGCCCTCTCCGCCGGTCAGACACCCCGCCGTCGTCAGCATGCCTGCGGTGCCAGCGGCCCCCGCCCCCTTGAGGACTGTTCGACGCGAAACGGTTGTGGATCGGTTATTACTCATGGTTAGTCCTGAAGTACACCCCCACGTGAGCAGGCTGCCCCCTTAATCGTTTCGAGAATTTTTCATTACCGAATAACAACGTAGAACTATGTCTCCGGGGTCGACTTCCTCGCCGTGTTTCGCCAGCAGATTTCAGGTTCGGGATACGACCGCCGGGGCGAGTGACGCCACCCCCTCGTCGGCACTCACGGCGGACGTCGGGGCCCTCACGCCTCCCCGTCCGTGATTCGCCGACCACGTTGCCGATCCGTCGACCGGCGGCCGGCCGGTTTCAGTAGGTTTTACCCCGCGGGCTGCGAGGTCCCGGGTATGAGCGAGGACGTTCGGATCGAGGAGGACAGTCTGGGCGAGATGGAAGTCCCCGCGGACGCCTACTGGGGCGCACAGACCCAACGGGCCGTCGAGAACTTCCCCATCTCGGGGATCACCTTCCCTCGGGGGTTCATCCGCGCGCTCGGGATCGTCAAGAAGGCCGCCGCGCGGGCGAACCGCGACCTCGAACTGATCGAGGAGGAGACGGCGGAAGCGATCGTCGAGGCCGCAGACGAGGTGATCGCGGGCGAGCACGACGACCAGTTCCCGGTCGACGTCTTCCAGACCGGGTCGGGCACCTCCTCGAACATGAACGCGAACGAGGTGATCGCGAACCGCGCGACCGAGATTCAGGGCGGGGAGATCGGTTCGCGCGACGTCCACCCCAACGACCACGTCAACTACGGCCAGTCGAGCAACGACGTGATCCCGACGGCGATGCACGTCGCCAGCCTCGAAGCCGTCGAGAAGGACGTGTTGCCCGCGCTCGAAACCCTCGAAGGTGAACTCGAAGCGAAAGAGGAGGAGTTCGCGGACGTCGTGAAGACGGGCCGCACGCACCTGCAGGACGCGACGCCCGTGACGCTCGGCCAGGAGTTCTCGGGATATCGGACCCAGATCGAGAAGGGGCGTGTGCGCGTGAAGGCGACGCGAGCGCACCTCGCGGAACTCGCACTCGGCGGGACCGCCGTCGGCACGGGGCTGAACACCCACGAGGAGTTCCCCGAGCGCGCCGCGGAGTACATCGCGGAGGAGACCGGGATCGACTTCGTCGAAGCCGACAACCACTTCGAGGCGCAGGCCGCCCACGACGCGATGGTCGAGGCCCACGGCGCGCTGCGCGTGGTCGCCGGCTCGATGAACAAGATCGCGAACGACCTCCGACTGCTGGCGTCGGGCCCGCGAAACGGGCTCGGGGAGATCGAACAGCCCGAAAATCAACCGGGAAGCTCGATCATGCCCGGTAAGATCAACCCCGTCGTCGCGGAATCGGTCAACCAGGTCCACAAGCAGGTCGTCGGCAACGACGCGACCGTTTCCACGGGGGGTGCGCGCGGCGAACTCGACCTCAACCTCTACAAACCCGTCCTCGCCCACGCCTTCCTCGAATCGGCCGAACTGCTCGCGAACGCCGCCGAGGCGTTCGGCGAGCGCTTCGTCGCCAAACTCGAGGCCAACGCCGAGCACTGCGAGAACCAGGTCGAACAGTCGATGGCGCTCGCGACCGCGCTCAACCCCCACATCGGCTACGACAAGGCGAGCGACGCCGCCAAAACGGCTCTGAAGGAGGACAAAACCGTCAGAGAAGTCGTCCTCGAGAAGGGATACCTCGACGAGGAGGAGGTAGAGGAGGTGCTCGACCCCGAACTGATGACCCGTCGGGGAATCCTCGGACAGGAGTGACGTTCGAGAGCGCGGAGCGCGTTCGCGGTTCACACGTCTCAGCGAACCGATCGAAACCAGTACAGCTATGTCTGACGTGTGAGTACGATCTGATATGTACACGTGCCGTAACTGCAAGCGGACCTTCCGGACCGAACTCGCGCTCTCGCTCCACCGCGATACGTGTGCGGAGGGGCAGTTGTTCTGTCGGGTCTGCGGGGATCGGTTCGCCGAACGGCGCGCCACCCGGGACGGCTGGCACTACGCCTGTCCGAACGACGACTGCGAGGGCGAGGGTCTCACCGAGGACATCCTCCGGGTCGACGACGTACGGATCGCGACGCGAACGCGATAGGGAGTCGTTTCTCCGGCAGTTACTCACTCGAAGTGCGCCTCCTCCGAGAGGACGATCCCGCGCGCGATCGCGTAGACGAGGGCGTTTCCCACGCCCGTCACCATGAGCAGGATCGCGAGCCACCGCAGCGCGTCGGCGACGATCGAACTCCCGAGCGCGATAGCGGGGAGCGTCACGATCAGGGCGACGGCCCACCAGCACAGCAGGACCGCGCCGATGACGAACCCGTCCGCGAGGACGTCGTCGAACGAGAGGGTCGAGGCCATACGTGTTCGTACAGTGACTCGATACTAAACCGCTCCGCCCGATAGCCGCGAAACGAGCGCGTACTACTTGTCCCTCGGGCGGTTCAGGGGAGTATGCAACGACGACCGTTCCTCACGGCGGCCGCCGCGAGCGTCGCGCTCGTCGCCGGCTGTACCGACATCGGCGGTGACGACAACCTTCCCGGCGGGGATTCCGAGACAGGCGGGGACGAGGGGGAAGACGGCGAGCAAGAACGAGAGGGGGAGGGCGAACAGGAACAGGGAGAGGACGACGAGGGCGAGGAACAGGAGGACGACTGAACGGTTTTTTACCCCTCGGCTTCCCACGTCGGCACAATGACCGACAGCGACACCTACGACTACGAGGCGCTGGGGCTGGTCGCCGGCCTCGAGATCCACCAGCAACTCGACACGGCGACCAAGCTCTTCTGTGCGTGTCCGACCGAGCGGCGCGAGCCCGCCGAATCGACGCGGACGTTCACGCGTTTTCTCCACCCGACCAGAAGCGAGCTGGGGGAGATCGACGAGGCCGCCCTCGAAGAGAGCCGGGTCGATCGGGAGTTCGAGTACCTCGCCTACGACACGACGTGTCTGGTCGAGGCCGATGACGAGCCACCCCATCGGATGGACGACGAGGCACTCGAGGTCGCCCTGGAGATCGCCGGGTTGCTCGAGATGGAACCAGTCGATCAGGCCCACGTCATGCGGAAGATCGTCGTCGACGGCTCGAATACGTCGGGGTTCCAGCGCTCGTCGCTGATCGCCACTGACGGGGCGATCGAGACGAGCGAGGGGGCGGTCGGGATCGAGGACCTCCTGCTCGAGGAGGAGAGCGCCCAGCGGATCGACGAAACGGAATCGGGGGTGCGCTGGAGCCTCGACAGGCTCGGGATCCCCCTCGTCGAGATCGGTACCAGCCCCGACATCCGCTCGCCCGAGCAGGCGCTCGAGGCCGCCGAACGCATCGGGATGCTGCTGCGCTCGACCGGCACGGTGAAACGCGGGCTGGGCACCATCCGACAGGACGTCAACGTCTCGATCGCGGAGGGCGCCCGCGTCGAGATGAAGGGCGTCCAGAGCCTCGACGATATCGACGACCTCGTGCGCGGGGAGGTCGGCCGGCAGGTCGCGCTCCTCGAAATCGCCGAGGAACTCGACGAGCGCGGAGCGAGCGTCGGCGATCCCATGGACGCCAGCGAGGTCTTCGAGGGGACCGACAGCGGCGTCATCCGGAGTGCCCTCTCCGACGGCGGTTCGGTGATGGCCGTCCCCCTCTACGGGTTCGACGGGCTGGTCGGCCGGGAGATCCAGCCCGACCGGCGACTCGGCACCGAGCTCTCGGATCACGCGAAACGCCACGGCGCGGGGGGGATCTTCCACACCGACGAGCTACCGGCCTACGGCGTCACCGCCGAGGAGGTCGCGGCGCTCAGGGACGCGACGGACGCCGGCCCCGAGGACGCGGTCGCCATCGTCGCCGACGATACCTCGACTGCCGAAAGCGCGATCGAAGCGATCGCCGCCCGCGCGGGGACCGCCATCGAGGGCGTCCCCGAGGAGACCCGCGGCGCGAACGATGACGGGACCTCGCGGTACCTCCGTCCGCTTCCGGGCGCCGCACGGATGTACCCCGAGACGGACGTTCCTCCGGTGGAGCCGGATCCGAGCGAGGTCGAGACGCCGGAACTCCTCACCGAAAAGGTGGAACGCTACCAGTCCGAGCACGGCCTCGACGCCGGACTCGCCGAACAGGTCGCCTACGGCCGGCGAATGGCGCTGTTCGAACGCGTCGTGAGCGAGGGGGTCGACCCCACCCTGGCCGCGGGAACGCTCGAATCCACCCTTACGGAGCTTCGCCGGGACGACGTTCCGGTGGGGAACCTGAGCGAGAACCAACTCGCCGGGACGCTCGCGCTGGTCCGTGACGGCGACCTCCCGAAGGGAAGCGTCGCCGACCTGCTCGCGGCGCTCGCGGAGTCGCCGGAACTCTCGCCCGAGGAAGCGCTCGAACGGGAGGATCTGGGCGGAGCCTCCGAGGACGACGTCCGAGAGGCCGTCCGCGAGGTCGTCGAGCGCAATTCCGAGCAGATCGAGGAGGAGGGGATGGCCGCCTTCTCGGGTCTCATGGGCGAGGCGATGGGCGCCCTGGGAGGAAAAGCCGACGGCGAGGCCGTCAGCACCGCTCTACGGGAGGAGATCCAACAGCGGGCCTGACCCTCCGGGGCCGGCCCGTCCGAACGGCGCTCCGTCTCTCAGGGCCGGTCCGGGTGCCAGGCGTGTGCGAGAAGCGGGTAGTCGCTCTCGACGTCGGTCGTGAGGATCTTCTCGGGCGCTTCGAGCAGCCACTCGGCGACTCTCCCCTCGGTCAGCGCGCTTTCGGACTCCTCGAACGCCTCGTACACCCCTTTCATACTTTCTGCTTCCATGTACCACAGGAGCTGGAGGTCGCCGCCTTCCTGGTCGAGGAACACCGACTCCGTGTGCATCCCCTCCTCGTCGAGGATCGGTTCGAGCTGTGCGTTGAGCCAGCGCCGAAACGCCGCCCCGAGCCGTCCGCGTCGCATCACGAACTGCTCGGCGCGCAGTATCCTGACGAACAGTTCCATGACCCGTCGGGGCCAGCCGGGCGTGACGCGCAGTCGAAGCAGTACCACATCGACCATGCGATTCATTCACTTGGAGGACGCTTAAGTGGCTTCTGTGGAGGCCGGTTCGCCCTCGAATCGCGATCAACGTCGCGTCGCTCGCTCGATCGCCCGCAACACACCATGTAAGGTAGTGATCTCCCTGTCGGTCGGGTGGGCGCGCCCGACCAGCCGGCGGACGAGTCGCATCGTCTTCGGGCGCTTTCCGTCGGGATAGCCGACCGTTTCGAGCGTCGTGTCGAACCGCTCGTAGAACCGCTCGATCTCGGGTTCGGCGGCGCGTTCGTGTTCCACGTCGGGCAGCTGTGAGTCGTCCATCGCCAGCCCCCGCAGTTCGTACAGCGCGACCGTCGCGGCCTGTCCGAGGTTGAGTACGGGGTAGTCGGCGCTCGCGGGGATCGCACAGATCTGGTCGAGACGGGCGAGTTCCTCGTTCGTCAGCCCGATGCGCTCGCGCCCGAAGAGAAGTGCCACGTCCGTTTCTACCTTCGAGAGGTCCTCGGCGAGTTCGGCGGGCGTCCGGAAGGGAAATCGGACGTGTTTTCTGGCGTCCTCGTTGGTCGTCGCGGTGAAACCCACGGTGTGGAAGTCCTCGATGACCTTCTCGAACGTCACTTCCCGGGCGTTCGGCAGTATGTCCTCGCGGGCCTGTCCGGCGAAGCCGTAGGCCTCACCATCGGGATCGAGTTCGGGCGGGTCGACGAGCAGCAGTTCGGAAAAGCCGAAGTTCTTCATCGCGCGGGCGATGGTGCCGACGTTGCCGGGCGTCTCGGCGTCAACCACGACGACGCTGATCACGAGGAGGGGTACTCCTGGCCGAGATCGACGTCCCGCAGGTCGATCCGCTTGCCGTCCTCGGGCTGGTCGACCGCCAGCTCCTCGGGGTCGACCTCGCTCGGGTCGGGGACGTCCCCGGGGTCGGTCTCGACGTGTTCGATCCCCTCGTAGTTTCCGGGCGCGCGTCCGCCGTCGGCGAACCACTCGTGGAAGGCGTCCTTCAACTCGTCCTCGCCCATGTATTGCGTTCCGCCCTCCTCGCGGAACCAGTAGAGGAAGTCCGGTTCGTGCTCCTCACAGACGAGCACCTCCGATCGGGGTTCGCCGTAGACGGCCTCGGCGGCGTTGCACTCCTCGATGTCCTCGTCGCCGTGGATCAGCCAGCAGGCCTGACACGGCGAGGTGACGAGCAGTTCGAGACGCTGGAGACGCAGGCGCGTCTCCTCGGGGATCTCGTCCAGCGGCTTGAACTCCCCCTCCGAATCGAACACCTCCCCTTCCTCGAAGCGCCAGCCGCGAAGCCCGATGCTCACCTTGCCCATGTCCGTTCTACCCGCGCGGGCGGTAAAAACCGCGTGGATCCGCCCGCGGATACGCGGGCGAACCGGGCCACCTATCCGGTCGCCCGCCCTGTTCCCGCGTATGCAGACCGTCGAGGCCGCCGGACTGGGGATCGGCGACGACCACCCGCCGCGGATCATGGGCGTTCTCAACGTCAGCGAGGAGTCGCCCTACGACCCGAGCGTCTTTTCCGACCCCGGCGAGGCGGCCGCGTACGTCGACCGCGAACTGATAGGGGAGGGCGCGGACATCGTCGACGTCGGCCTCGAATCCGCGAACAAACGCCTCGACGTGCTCTCACCCGAGGAGGAACTCGACCGCCTCGATACCGCCATCGAAACCATCGACTCCGTCTCGGGCGACGCGGTCTTCTCGATCGAGACCCGCTACTCCGAGGTGGCCGAGAGGGCGCTCTCGCGGGGATTCAACATGGTCAACGACGTCTGTGGCTTCGCCGACCCCGCGATGCCCGAGGTCTGTGCGGCCCACGCTGCCGCCGTCGTCAAGATGGCCTCGCCGCCGGACCTCGAACGCCCCGGCGCGATCGAATCGGTCGACGACATTTACGACGCACTCGCGACCAACGGCTTCACCGAGAAGACGATCCTCGACCCCGCGTTCGGGGGGTGGAGCCCCGAGAAGACCCTCGCGGACGACCGCGAGACGCTCTCCAGGTTACGGGAGTTTCGCGCCTACGGACGGCCCCTCCTGGTCTCGATCAACCGCAAGAACTTCCTGCGCGATGTCGCCGGCCGAAGTACCGAGGAGGCGCTTCCCGTCTCGCTGGCGGCGACCGCGATGGCCGTCGAACGGGGCGCCCACGTCCTCAGAACCCACGACGTGGCCGAGACCCGCGACGCCGCCCTGGTCGGCCGGGAGTTCGCCCGCGAGCGCCTCTCGAACCTCGCGGTCGAGGAACTCGACGTGACGAGCGAGCGGGAGGCCGCCCGCCACCTCGAACGCGTCGGCGGGAACGCCGAACTGGCCGACGCGGGCGTCACCCGCTGGTTTCGCCTCTCGGATCTCGGGGACGCCTACGACCCGCTCGCCGCCGCGGTCGCCGATAGCAGGGGGGTACACCTCGCGGGCGCCGACCCCGCCCTCCTGTTCGGCACCCGGGACGGGATCGACTCGCTGAATCGGGTGATCTCAGACGAATCGAGCCGCCTCTCGGCTATACTCTCGAAGATTCTAGATGAATATCATTAAGAGAAAGCTTATACCAAAGGCGATGAAAGGAACGGGTGGAAGCCGGAAGGGCCTCCGGGTAGGGGTACTCGGGCCACTCCGGCTCACGGAACCGATTATCTCGACGCCAACTCGGAAGCGACTGCCATGAACTTCGAGACGTGGGAGCCGGTCTACGAGTCGATCCTCGCGGACTTCGGGTTCGATCGTCAAGCGGACGCGCACGCCCGCGACGTGCTCGCCGAACTCACGGGGCCGTTCGACGGGCGCCGTCTCGCGGGGATCGAGGGAGCGACCGTCGCGGTGGCGGGGGCGGGACCCTCGCTTCCCGACGAACTCGATTCCGTGGCGGACGCCGACTACGTGATCGCGGCCTCGACCGCCGCCGACGTGCTCCTCGCGGCTGGCCTCGACCCCGACCTGCTGGTCACGGACGTCGACAAGAACCCCGAGACCGCTCGGGAACTCACCCGGAAGGGGACACCGGTCGCCGTCCACGCCCACGGGGACAACCTCGGGCTGATCGAGACGTGGGTGCCCCGGTTCGACTCCGAGCACGTCCTCCCGACGACGCAGACCGCTCCGAGAGGGCCCGTAGCGAACTTCGGGGGGTTCACCGACGGCGACCGGGGGGCCTTCCTCGCCGACGAGTTCGGCGCGGGGAGGATGGAGTTTCCGGGGTGGGACTTCGATGACCCCTCCGTCGATGCGATGAAAGCCCGGAAGCTTCGCTGGGCCGAACGCCTGCTTCACTGGCTCGAAACCCGCCGCGGGGAGCGGTTCGCGGTTCTCGACGGCCGGCGCGACGGGATCCGTTCCGTGAATTGATCACACCGTAACTCCTCTAGGGGACGAGGACGACCTTCCCGCGGCTCTCGCGGTTCTCGATGGACGCGTGGGCCTCGGCCGCGTCCTCCAGGTCGAACGTCTCGCCGACGACGACCTCCAACTCGCCCGAGGCAAAGCCCTCGGTCAGGTCGGGGACCGCCTCGAACACCCGCTCGGGTGCCTGCTGGCTCGCCCGTCCGAGGTGGTAGCCGATCACCGAATTGTTCCCGAAGAAGAGCGTCGGGGTCTCCACTCGTCCAGGCTTGCCGCTCGCGACGCCATACGTGACGACCCGGCCGAACGGCGCGAGCGCCTCGACGCTCCGCTCGAAGCTCTCGCCGCCGACCCCGTCGAGGACGAGGTCTAGTCCCTCCTCTGTGATCTCCTCGACTTCCGTCGCGACGTCCGTCTCGGTGTAGTTGATCGGGTGATCACAGCCCAACTCGGCGGCGAGATCGAGTTTCTCCCCCGTGCTCGCGGTGCCGAACACCTCAGCGCCCGCACGGGAGGCGAGTTGGACGGCGGCGGTGCCGACCCCGCCCGCGGCGGCGTGGATCAACACCCGCTCGCCCTCTTCGAGTCCACCCCACTCGAACAGGCAGTTGTGCGCGGTGATGTACTGGACCGGGAATCCGGCGGCCTCCTCGAAACCCATCCCCTCGGGAATCGGAAACAGCGCCCCCTCGTCGGCGACGGCGTACTCCGCGTAGCCGCCCCGTCCGACCAGCCCGACGACCCGATCGCCCTCCTCGAGGCCGGTTCCCTCGGCCTCGCTCACGACGCCCGCGGCCTCCATACCCGGCGTGAACGGTGGCTGTGGACCGCCGGGATACTCGCCACGGCGCTGCATTATATCGGCGAAGTTGATCCCCGCCGCCCGCACGTCGAGCAGGACCTCTCCCGCCCCCGGTTCGGGCCGGTCGATCTCGCTCGCTTCGAGCGCGTCGCTGTCGCCGAACTCCTCGATTCGAATGGCGTTCACGTCCCCGGATTGGACCGCCGGCCCCATAAAACGGGGTCAGAACTATGCGTCGAGGCGTCGTGTTCCCGGCATGGCAGATCACCGTCTGGGGTTCCGATCGTTCGACGAGGAGACCGATTCGGCGACGCTCGAGGTCGCGGGAGAGCTCCCCGACTGGCTCTCGGGGACGCTCTACAGGAACGGACCCGGGCGGTTCGAGGTCGGCGATCGAACCCTCGCCCACTGGTTCGACGGGTTCGCGCTGCTCCGTCGCTTCGAGATCCACGACGGGGAGATCGGGTACTCGAGTCGGTTCCTCGACAGCGACGCCTACCGGGCGGCACAGGATGGTGAGCTTCGCTACGGGGAGTTCGGGACGACCCCCTCGTGGTCGTTGCTCGATCGCCTGCGGACCCGCCTCGGCGGCATCCAGACCGACAACGCCTCGATCACGGTCCGCCACCGCGACGGCGAACACCGGGCCGTGACCGAGACCGCCCGCGAGGTCGCCTTCGACCCCGCGGACCTCTCGACGCTCGGCCACCGGACGGTCGACGTCGCGGCGACCGGAACCCTCGCCCACGACCACTACGACTTCCTCCAGGAGGAGTGGGTCGGCCTCGGGACGCGGTTCGGCCGGAAGCCGGGCTACGTCCTCTATCGCGACCCCGACGACGGCCCCGCCGAACGAATCGCCCACGTCGAGCGCGACGAACCCGCCTACCTGCACAGCTTCGCGCTGACGGACCACTACGCCGTCGTCACCGAACACCCCTTCCGGACCGCCCCGCGCCGCCTGCTCTCGGACCGGCCCTACGTCGAGAGCTTCCGGTGGTACCCCGAGCGCGAGACGCGCTTTCTCGTCGTCGACCGGCGCGACGGCGAGGTGGTCGCCGAACCCGGCGTCCAGCCCTTCTTCACGTTCCACCACGTCGACGCCCACGAACGCGGCGACGACCTGTTCGTCGACCTCGTCGCCTTCGAGGACCACTCGATCGTCCCCGCGCTCTCGCTCGCGAACCTCCGCTCGCGCGCGCCCGACGTCCCCTCGGGGGAGCTCCGGCGCTACCGGATCGACCTCGAGACCGGGCGTGCGGAGGGACGAACCATCTTCGAGGGGGGAATCGAGTTCCCCACGATCCACTACGCCGAGGCGAACCTCCACCCCTACCAGTTCTGCTACGGCGTCGGAACGGACGGGGGTTTCAACGACCGCCTGCACAAGGTCGACGTCGAGCGCGGGAGCGCTCGGGTGTGGGCCGAGGAGGGAATCCACCCGGGCGAGGCGCTGTTCGTCCCCCGGCCCGGCGGCGAGCAGGAGGACGACGGCGTTCTTCTCTCGGTCGCGCTCGATACCGACGAGGAGCGCTCGTGCGTGCTCGTCCTCGACGCCGCGGAGTTCGAGGAACGCGCCCGCGCGTACCTCCCCCACGCGCTCCCGTTCGACTTCCACGGGACGTTCTACATGGAGGGCCAGGAGCCGACGCCGTCGATGACCTAGGGCGCGAGCGCCTCGATCGTCGTCTCGATTTCGTCCTCGGTCGCCCCGCGGGGAAAGCTCACCGCGAGCGCGTCCAGCCCCTCGACCGACTCGAAACGCTCGATCATCCCCCTCGCCTCCTCGGGCGTGCCCGCCGCACAGAGGTCGTCGAGCAGGTCGTCGGGGATCGCCCCCAGCGCCTCCTCGCGCTCGCCGCTGCCCCAGGCCGCCGCGACGGCGTTCGCCTCCTCCTCGTAGCCCTGGCGGGCCAGCGATTTTCGATAATAGGTGCCCATTCCGCCGACGTAGAAGGCGGTGTGCTGGCGCGCGAGTTCGCGGGCGCGCTCGCGGTCCTCGAGGGCACAGCAGGTCAGCGAGAGCGTGGTTCGAAGCTCGCTCGGGTCGCGGTTTCCGAGGTCGGCTCCCCGTTCGAGGTCCGCGAGTCGCTCTCGAACGCCGTCGGGCGTGAAGACGACCGCGTGCCACCCATCGGCGAACCGGCCGGCGAGTTCGACCGACTTCGGACCCAGACCCGCGACGTCGACCGGCGGCGGGGTCTCGGGCGGCTTCGATCGGAGACGGAACCCCGAGAGCTGGAAGACCTCGCCGTCGTACTCGACGCGCTCGCCCGAGAGCACCCGCCGGACGACCTCGACGCACTCGCGGGTCCGCCTGAGCGGGCGGTCGAACGCCGCGCCGTGCCAGCCCTCGATCACCGCGGGACCGCTGGGGCCGATACCCAGTCGGAACCGGCCCTCGCTCACCTCCTGGAGGGTCGCGGCGCTCTGGCCGAGCAACGCGGGGGAGCGCGAGTAGACGGGGAGGATGCTCGACCCCAACCCGATCGAGTCGGTGCGTTCCGCGAGGACGGCGAGGGACGCCACCGCGTCACGGCCCCACGTCTCGGGCGACCAGACGCGGCCGTAGCCCGCTCGCTCGGCCCGCCGTGCGTAGGAGACGAGCGAGTCGACCCCCGACTGAGCGGCCACGGGCAGGTGTACCTCCCGCGCAGTCATTTGAAACTCACCGCGAGTTGTGCGTGCATACCGCGGGGAGGGCGGCCGACCACTAAAAGAGCGGGGTCAGTCGATCGCGACGAGTTCCTCGATGTCGGGGATGTCGGCGCTCGCCGTCGAGAGCTGTTCCATGCGCTGGAGGTGTTTCTCGGCGGCGTAGGCGGTGAGTTCCTCCTCGCCGAGGCCGGCCCCGTCCTCGCTCGCGGCCGCGGTCGCGGCGACCGCCTGGGTCAGCGGCAGGAGTTCGTTGACCGTCTCGTGGACGACGTCGATCGGGACGCCCTCCTCCTCGATGAGTTCCTTGAGTTTGGCCATCCCGAATCCGACGTGTCTCCCCTCGTCGCCGCGGATCTCGGTGAATCCGGCGACCAGCCCCGGCACCAGCGGGAGCTCGGGGATCTCGCCGCTGTAGCCGGTCTGGACGGCGTAGTAGCCCGTCTGGGCCATGATCCCCTCGATCGTCAGGTGGTAGTGACAGAACGCCCGCACGCGGTTTTCGGGCGTGTCCTCCTCCAACAGACGGCGCATCGAGCGCTCGTTCCGTTCGAACAGGTCGTGGTAGGTGTCGAAGAACCACCGCCCGTCGAGCGGCGAGGTCCGTTCGAGCCCGC
The DNA window shown above is from Halalkalicoccus sp. NIPERK01 and carries:
- a CDS encoding aspartate ammonia-lyase, with the translated sequence MSEDVRIEEDSLGEMEVPADAYWGAQTQRAVENFPISGITFPRGFIRALGIVKKAAARANRDLELIEEETAEAIVEAADEVIAGEHDDQFPVDVFQTGSGTSSNMNANEVIANRATEIQGGEIGSRDVHPNDHVNYGQSSNDVIPTAMHVASLEAVEKDVLPALETLEGELEAKEEEFADVVKTGRTHLQDATPVTLGQEFSGYRTQIEKGRVRVKATRAHLAELALGGTAVGTGLNTHEEFPERAAEYIAEETGIDFVEADNHFEAQAAHDAMVEAHGALRVVAGSMNKIANDLRLLASGPRNGLGEIEQPENQPGSSIMPGKINPVVAESVNQVHKQVVGNDATVSTGGARGELDLNLYKPVLAHAFLESAELLANAAEAFGERFVAKLEANAEHCENQVEQSMALATALNPHIGYDKASDAAKTALKEDKTVREVVLEKGYLDEEEVEEVLDPELMTRRGILGQE
- a CDS encoding HVO_2901 family zinc finger protein, which gives rise to MYTCRNCKRTFRTELALSLHRDTCAEGQLFCRVCGDRFAERRATRDGWHYACPNDDCEGEGLTEDILRVDDVRIATRTR
- the gatE gene encoding Glu-tRNA(Gln) amidotransferase subunit GatE, whose translation is MTDSDTYDYEALGLVAGLEIHQQLDTATKLFCACPTERREPAESTRTFTRFLHPTRSELGEIDEAALEESRVDREFEYLAYDTTCLVEADDEPPHRMDDEALEVALEIAGLLEMEPVDQAHVMRKIVVDGSNTSGFQRSSLIATDGAIETSEGAVGIEDLLLEEESAQRIDETESGVRWSLDRLGIPLVEIGTSPDIRSPEQALEAAERIGMLLRSTGTVKRGLGTIRQDVNVSIAEGARVEMKGVQSLDDIDDLVRGEVGRQVALLEIAEELDERGASVGDPMDASEVFEGTDSGVIRSALSDGGSVMAVPLYGFDGLVGREIQPDRRLGTELSDHAKRHGAGGIFHTDELPAYGVTAEEVAALRDATDAGPEDAVAIVADDTSTAESAIEAIAARAGTAIEGVPEETRGANDDGTSRYLRPLPGAARMYPETDVPPVEPDPSEVETPELLTEKVERYQSEHGLDAGLAEQVAYGRRMALFERVVSEGVDPTLAAGTLESTLTELRRDDVPVGNLSENQLAGTLALVRDGDLPKGSVADLLAALAESPELSPEEALEREDLGGASEDDVREAVREVVERNSEQIEEEGMAAFSGLMGEAMGALGGKADGEAVSTALREEIQQRA
- a CDS encoding DUF6176 family protein; this encodes MVDVVLLRLRVTPGWPRRVMELFVRILRAEQFVMRRGRLGAAFRRWLNAQLEPILDEEGMHTESVFLDQEGGDLQLLWYMEAESMKGVYEAFEESESALTEGRVAEWLLEAPEKILTTDVESDYPLLAHAWHPDRP
- a CDS encoding RNA methyltransferase, translated to MISVVVVDAETPGNVGTIARAMKNFGFSELLLVDPPELDPDGEAYGFAGQAREDILPNAREVTFEKVIEDFHTVGFTATTNEDARKHVRFPFRTPAELAEDLSKVETDVALLFGRERIGLTNEELARLDQICAIPASADYPVLNLGQAATVALYELRGLAMDDSQLPDVEHERAAEPEIERFYERFDTTLETVGYPDGKRPKTMRLVRRLVGRAHPTDREITTLHGVLRAIERATRR
- the folP gene encoding dihydropteroate synthase, translated to MQTVEAAGLGIGDDHPPRIMGVLNVSEESPYDPSVFSDPGEAAAYVDRELIGEGADIVDVGLESANKRLDVLSPEEELDRLDTAIETIDSVSGDAVFSIETRYSEVAERALSRGFNMVNDVCGFADPAMPEVCAAHAAAVVKMASPPDLERPGAIESVDDIYDALATNGFTEKTILDPAFGGWSPEKTLADDRETLSRLREFRAYGRPLLVSINRKNFLRDVAGRSTEEALPVSLAATAMAVERGAHVLRTHDVAETRDAALVGREFARERLSNLAVEELDVTSEREAARHLERVGGNAELADAGVTRWFRLSDLGDAYDPLAAAVADSRGVHLAGADPALLFGTRDGIDSLNRVISDESSRLSAILSKILDEYH
- a CDS encoding 6-hydroxymethylpterin diphosphokinase MptE-like protein; this encodes MNFETWEPVYESILADFGFDRQADAHARDVLAELTGPFDGRRLAGIEGATVAVAGAGPSLPDELDSVADADYVIAASTAADVLLAAGLDPDLLVTDVDKNPETARELTRKGTPVAVHAHGDNLGLIETWVPRFDSEHVLPTTQTAPRGPVANFGGFTDGDRGAFLADEFGAGRMEFPGWDFDDPSVDAMKARKLRWAERLLHWLETRRGERFAVLDGRRDGIRSVN
- a CDS encoding NADPH:quinone oxidoreductase family protein; translation: MNAIRIEEFGDSDALEASEIDRPEPGAGEVLLDVRAAGINFADIMQRRGEYPGGPQPPFTPGMEAAGVVSEAEGTGLEEGDRVVGLVGRGGYAEYAVADEGALFPIPEGMGFEEAAGFPVQYITAHNCLFEWGGLEEGERVLIHAAAGGVGTAAVQLASRAGAEVFGTASTGEKLDLAAELGCDHPINYTETDVATEVEEITEEGLDLVLDGVGGESFERSVEALAPFGRVVTYGVASGKPGRVETPTLFFGNNSVIGYHLGRASQQAPERVFEAVPDLTEGFASGELEVVVGETFDLEDAAEAHASIENRESRGKVVLVP